In Helicoverpa zea isolate HzStark_Cry1AcR chromosome 3, ilHelZeax1.1, whole genome shotgun sequence, the sequence AGTCTCTAATCTCACTGAGTTGGGAGTGCAGGCCTTTCAAGCCAAGCAACTGGTTTGTAATCCTTTGGGAGAGACTGCCAACAGTTGTGTCTTTGATGTCTCTTAGAAGGTGCTCGACACCCACTTCTTCAGCTTCCTCAGCTCCAATCTCACTGGGTACATGCTCAAAAGTCCTTGTTGTAGGTGACCCATCATCATGGACCTCTTCCACAGCCTGGTAGGCCTCAGTGGGGAGGCCAAGGTCCTTTGGTTTAGCATCAATGATAACTAAGACTGAATTGGGGCAGTAACGCCTGATTAACTCATTGATGGCTACATCATTCTGGTGTAATTTGGGACCGGTGTGGTACCAGCCCACTACCTTCTCTCTGGCATTGACCTTCTTGAACATACCATACATGTTCTCTAGGTAGTCATGGTCGAGGAACCAGACTGACTTGTCTTTGTCATCCTCATCAAAGGGAACTGAAAATAGAGAAAGGAAGGTGATTAATTGCTTTTAGTTATGTCATAGGACGCATCTGAGAGGTGACATTCAAAATAACATAGAAATTAAAGTAGGAGAGCCAAATATGCTTTGTTGTCACAAAGGAACTTATACATAAGCAGAGTACATAGAATTTATCAAGTTAATTACCTGCAAAACTATTGGAGACGTCCAGGACACCCTTAGCTCTCCAGCAACCCAGCAATACACCGACAACTCGCTTCTGGTTGCCTATTTTGCCCATCCGATTGAAGTGGTCCACTACACTTAGCAGGACCAAGGGATGAACCACCACTTTTGTGGTTAAAACTTCTTGACTGGGCATTGTTGCTGAATTATCTTTCTTGTATTTAAACAACAAATTGAATACTATTGAGCAGTGGTAACGACAACAATATTAACTCTGAACTATATTTCGCTCAAAATCtacaaaataatgatttctGCCAAGCGGCAATCAAATGATCAAAACTAAAATTTGACagtcattataaaaaaaaagaatgtcTTTGGTTTTATTTGTCTATGGTCAAACCTCTTAAGGCTGGCAACACAGCTGAAGCAAGCATTCTCGATAGTTGCATTGAATGGAATGAACGGACCAAATATTATTAGTCTGTGGATCACGTGGATCAACACTATTGACGGACAGTGTCATGTCTAtcactgtcaatgtcaaataaAATGTCAACATTGCAAGACGTGCtcctagaattttattttaagtttttacaacaattgtaaataaaagtgtagttaataagtaatttgatGATCAGCACATACCCCACGCTTTAGTTTAAAACCAATCAAAGTAgtgaaaatatattcaatatgTCTAAGAAAACGATAACCTTCGTCACTGGCAATGCCAAGAAACTAGAAGAGCTCCGGGCTATTCTGGGCAATAACTTCCCTTTGGAAATCGTTAGTCACAAGCTAGACTTGCCAGAACTTCAAGGAGAGATAGACGAGGTGTCTATCAAGAAGTGCCAAGAAGCTGCTCGCCGTTTGAAAAGGCCAGTGTTAGTTGAAGATACGGCGCTATGTTTTGATGCACTAAAGGGACTCCCGGGGCCTTATATTAAGTGGTTCTTGGAGAAACTACAGCCTGAAGGACTCACGAAGATGCTGACGGGCTGGGAAGATAAGTCAGCTAAAGCTGTGTGCACATTTGCTTACTGTTCAGGAAACTGTGACGATTTAGATGTGAAACTATTCCAAGGCATTACTCAGGGTACAATCGTAGAACCGAGAGGAACCAGAGATTTTGGCTGGGATTGTGTGTTCCAACCTGATGGCTATGATAAAACTTATGCAGAACTACCAAAGtctgagaaaaataaaatatctcatAGGTACAAAGCTCTAGAGCAATTTAAGGCccattttcatgaaaaataattgaataggTCAAAGTGTAACAACACCAAATAGTAAAATAAGCCAAGTTAAtaatcagaaataaaaatcaTCATTGCTTGT encodes:
- the LOC124646351 gene encoding 26S proteasome non-ATPase regulatory subunit 7 — its product is MPSQEVLTTKVVVHPLVLLSVVDHFNRMGKIGNQKRVVGVLLGCWRAKGVLDVSNSFAVPFDEDDKDKSVWFLDHDYLENMYGMFKKVNAREKVVGWYHTGPKLHQNDVAINELIRRYCPNSVLVIIDAKPKDLGLPTEAYQAVEEVHDDGSPTTRTFEHVPSEIGAEEAEEVGVEHLLRDIKDTTVGSLSQRITNQLLGLKGLHSQLSEIRDYLVQVGQGSLPMNHQIIYQLQDIFNLLPDIANDSFIDNLYIKTNDQSLVVYLAALVRSIIALHNLINNKITNRDAEEGKKEDKDKKEKEKKEGKDGKEDDKKAEDKVKGEKKEKDEKKK
- the LOC124646353 gene encoding inosine triphosphate pyrophosphatase, with product MSKKTITFVTGNAKKLEELRAILGNNFPLEIVSHKLDLPELQGEIDEVSIKKCQEAARRLKRPVLVEDTALCFDALKGLPGPYIKWFLEKLQPEGLTKMLTGWEDKSAKAVCTFAYCSGNCDDLDVKLFQGITQGTIVEPRGTRDFGWDCVFQPDGYDKTYAELPKSEKNKISHRYKALEQFKAHFHEK